A window of Sebastes umbrosus isolate fSebUmb1 chromosome 3, fSebUmb1.pri, whole genome shotgun sequence contains these coding sequences:
- the pcm1 gene encoding pericentriolar material 1 protein isoform X2 → MATGGSPFDDSAEELHNWTVSNGTLEDRLNNLDWGVQQKKANRSSEKNKKKLSAAVVESRLTNDISPESTPGAGRRRGRTPHSLPHIKYTTQMSVPDQAELDKLRQRINFTDLDERSIGSDSQGRATAANNQRQLAGENKKPYNFLPLHVNTNKSKELLPPSSSAPATPAITKETKKQSPGLRDTLTPLVPTKETQRLSRGSTDRGPLPHREYGRGESRIDSSQVVSKLVQIREYISKASSMRDDLVEKNDVPANVERLSHLIDHLKEQERSYLRFLQKMLTREHDEDDVGTLDSAVGSGSLAESTSLNIEVRSSDASNATGGRPETVRADQKEELENLRKQHELLKKMLEQQEQLRALQGRQEALMAMQDSAEQALAVIEDTDRRIADNSVVTETTGSVSGLSITSELNDELNDLIQRFHNQLHDSQTKAVPDNRRQAESLSLSREVCWSRAPHAVGPPQHRPLLHSASGPHTGLDTGAAAASAKLTKLQELQDKKQTMDKILQELHSLRDQTLNNNSCRGLSTQCRLSMGRSSDCPSALCSNGASASTPFRPSLTQHQESSNSTDKLRKLKEVHKRLNELRELVQYYEQTSDMMVDAVNENVKEDDDEEEEEEDETEDGSMFEAMFDSEQENRQPVTNIRNPHRSGNWTDLNSLTNRRSVRSSATNNRDGRLNTECEINNRSAANLRSLNIPSAIECQYNRDTPYNQVKDDDEDDDGLDNDEGAQAVAPDSEASGSSRRSSLGNNGGFAQKVHRHTAKQKLRQLQELVAMVQSDDTDATTANEDEALHQQPNNTRATAAGSLGAGSKQNPRELTLSSKAREKLYEEKLRQQKQELKQLHEERQRLIEIQGKIQDLQWACPDLQSSVSSTVSQQGLLRKVPVAVSTPATVLASSSSGPQTNSAVLKPTAPEAATSSVTDNELWSEMRRHQILREELRQRRKHLESLMAEHQRRSGLSDSPSPRRIDDSEGLATPSQPVSRDERTMATWGSTPCHLDDDDDDEDDDEDEYHSEMGAEEEEEHDDCAESSSDDNIHIYSSSRNQCSYSNRKNQGSNLKPPPAFSGEGSGNPSLHNKTRAKQQQQQSRSLNQSATSQHGGTRRQENLRWASELSFAEGSGQWQEQVSQLQRQLDFSTSMCQTLLQDQQTLSYMLQTLLTGQYSVLSNNLSSPQVHLVMHQLNQCYTQLAWQQNNVQRIKQVLNDLLQQHQQASSSTAGRQTQKHGSSQEPSSGPSASPGVFLPFSSTFHPSTNNMSTAALSPFPPSFNLYPLFPGPMGEFPPGAASQATADHRKQQLDPNTSSKTEYMSFPPPLQRSPLNTTTTESRPSGWLNTSYANNTVQHRQSKTQESQESPSSSPIFASRHPRPQEFDGASQESFSSMPDPVDPTTITKTFKAGRKASAQANLASRSKTPNSKSRRRRSKGHNKNSEGHESDSVSSTADFVQERAALSRQKDQNKSLLDKLTQEKLDSKTKFGNKRNDLSSAYAWRTPFLSNRIACTEAPDASSDFSLFEALRETIYSEVATLISQNESRPHFLIELFHELQLLNTDYLRQRALYSLQDIVTRHLTEKSAAAHQMPPLGPVVWAAGSQSELTPSESLATSDAEVVEKNLRLTQDTMKKRDDAESVGNESTMSTSSNLEPFANDDLGNTVIHLDKALARIREYERMKLKAEFNPCNASSTAAVDSEVSISEHPSANLADQVEAGDVRCPQIDTQQLDRQIKAIMTEVIPFLKENMDEVCSLQLLTTVRRMVLTLTQQNDESKEFVRFFHRQLGGILQDSLSKFVGRTLKDCGEDLLVEISEILFNELAFFRLMQDLDNSSSIALAAKHKNKKRAEQPSRAKHSLKENTISGADKSISPAYTDEDKDQDEAEQEGDSTLRELYLQTETKNSRSSEASEVEEEDEDEGDGQGIPLSISLSKAETQALTNYGSGEDENEEEEMEEFEAGPVDVQTSLQASADGQVEQEGTTPSETQETEAEQRSSDNDVANNKSVGTMASTAESRDMVASQSPEEESNVGAAAASEGSSHEVSADQDVPKESVTSSSPDTDSPVMINVDEMGSGNTSQKSDEDDFVKVDELPMQLSVMCEEELQKRIVEEQQNNNLSVEILNGNTESLTGLVGNAQALKEPDTAGAQSV, encoded by the exons ATGGCAACCGGAGGGAGCCCCTTTGATGACAGTGCAGAGGAGCTGCACAACTGGACTGTAAGCAATGGCACTCTGGAAGATAGACTCAACAACCTG GACTGGGGTGTTCAGCAGAAGAAAGCCAACCGATCATcagagaagaacaagaagaagctGTCGGCTGCGGTGGTGGAGAGCCGCCTGACTAATGATATTTCACCAGAGTCCACCCCTGGGGCTGGTCGCCGGAGAGGACGCACTCCTCATTCCTTACCCCACATCAAATACACCACCCAGATGTCTGTCCCAGACCAGGCTGAGCTGGACAAGCTGCGTCAGAGAATCAATTTCACAGACTTGGATGAG aGGAGCATTGGCAGTGACTCCCAGGGGCGTGCCACAGCTGCCAACAACCAGCGCCAGTTAGCTGGAGAAAACAAAAAGCCCTACAACTTCCTACCTCTGCATGTAAACACTAACAAAAGCAAGGAGctgctccctccctcctcctctgccccaGCCACACCAGCTATCACCAAGGAAACTAAGAAGCAGAGCCCGGGACTCAGGGATACGTTAACCCCTTTGGTTCCTACGAAGGAAACTCAAAGGCTCAGCCGTGGTAGCACCGACAGAGGACCATTACCGCACAGAGAATATGGGAGAGGAGAGTCGAGAATAGACAGCAGCCag GTGGTGAGCAAACTGGTACAGATCCGGGAGTACATCAGTAAGGCCAGCTCCATGCGGGACGACCTGGTGGAGAAGAATGATGTGCCGGCCAATGTGGAGCGCCTCTCCCATCTCATCGACCACCTCAAGGAGCAGGAGCGCTCCTATTTACGGTTCCTGCAGAAAATGCTG ACACGGGAGCATGACGAGGATGATGTGGGGACCCTGGACTCTGCAGTGGGCTCAGGTTCACTGGCTGAGAGCACTTCTCTTAACATTGAGGTCCGTTCCTCAGATGCCTCAAATGCAACG GGCGGTAGGCCAGAAACAGTGCGAGCTGACCAGAAGGAAGAGTTGGAGAATCTGCGAAAGCAGCACGAATTGCTGAAGAAGATGctggagcagcaggagcagctccGGGCCCTGCAGGGCAGACAGGAAGCACTTATGGCCATGCAGGACAGTGCAGAGCAGGCACTTGCTGTGATTGAAGACACTG ACCGACGCATCGCTGACAACTCAG TTGTCACAGAAACCACAGGCAGTGTTTCAGGCCTGAGCATCACATCAGAACTGAATGATGAGTTAAACGATTTGATCCAGCGGTTCCACAACCAGCTACATGATTCTCAG ACTAAAGCAGTGCCAGACAACCGTCGTCAGGCAGAGAGCCTTTCCCTCTCCAGAGAGGTGTGCTGGTCTAGGGCTCCCCATGCTGTTGGTCCACCTCAACACAGGCCTCTCCTCCACTCTGCATCTGGTCCCCACACTGGTCTAGACACTGGGGCAGCAGCTGCTAGTGCCAAACTCACTAAACTCCAAGAACTCCAAGACAAAAAGCAAACCATGGACAAAATCCTGCAGGAGCTACATTCACTGAGAGACCAGACACTCAACAACAACTCAT GTCGTGGCTTGTCAACACAGTGCAGACTGAGTATGGGAAGATCTTCAGATTGTCCATCTGCTCTCTGCTCTAATGGGGCATCAGCTTCCACTCCCTTTCGTCCTTCACTCACGCAACACCAGGAGAGCTCCAATTCCACAGACAAGCTCAg GAAGCTGAAGGAGGTCCACAAGCGTTTGAATGAGCTGCGGGAATTGGTTCAGTACTACGAGCAGACATCTGATATGATGGTGGATGCGGTCAATGAGAATGTGaaagaggatgatgatgaggaagaggaggaggaagatgagacaGAGGACGGTTCTATGTTTGAGGCCATGTTTGACTCTGAGCAGGAGAACCGCCAGCCTGTAACTAACATCAG AAACCCGCATCGCAGTGGGAACTGGACAGACTTGAATAGCCTGACTAACAGGCGCAGTGTCAGGAGCAGTGCCACTAACAACCGTGATGGCAGACTCAACACTGAGTGTGAGATCAACAACCGGTCGGCAGCCAACCTCCGCAGCCTCAACATCCCCTCAGCCATAG AGTGCCAGTACAACAGGGACACTCCCTATAATCAGGTGAAGGATGACGATGAGGATGACGACGGCCTCGATAACGATGAAGGGGCACAGGCTGTGGCTCCAGACAGTGAGGCATCAGGGTCCAGTCGAAGAAGCAGTCTGGGGAACAATGGCGGTTTTGCCCAGAAGGTTCATCGGCACACAGCGAAGCAGAAACTCCGGCAGCTTCAGGAGCTGGTGGCCATGGTTCAG AGTGACGACACTGATGCCACAACAGCTAATGAGGATGAAGCTTTACACCAACAGCCAAATAATACCAGAGCTACTGCGGCCGGGTCGTTGGGGGCTGGATCTAAACAGAATCCCAGAGAACTCACTCTCTCCAGCAAGGCCAg GGAGAAGCTGTATGAGGAGAAGCTGCGTCAGCAGAAGCAGGAGCTGAAGCAGCTCCATGAAGAGCGCCAGAGGCTCATTGAAATCCAAGGCAAAATCCAGGACCTGCAGTGGGCTTGCCCTGACCTCCAG TCGTCTGTGTCCAGCACAGTGAGTCAGCAGGGCTTGCTGAGGAAGGTTCCAGTTGCAGTTTCTACTCCGGCCACTGTCctggcttcctcctcctctggaccCCAAACTAACTCAGCTGTGCTGAAACCCACTGCTCCAGAAGCAGCTACTTCTTCAGTCACTGACAATGAG CTATGGTCTGAGATGCGTCGCCACCAGATCTTGCGGGAAGAACTGCGACAGCGCAGAAAGCACCTAGAGTCTCTGATGGCTGAACACCAGAGACGTAGTGGTCTCAGTGACTCTCCCTCTCCCAGGCGGATTGACGACTCAGAAGGCCTTGCTACACCCTCACAGCCTGTCAGTAGGGATGAAAG GACAATGGCTACCTGGGGTTCCACTCCCTGCCaccttgatgatgatgatgatgatgaagatgacgaTGAGGATGAATATCACTCAGAGATGGGtgcggaggaggaagaggagcatgATGATTGTGCAGAGAGCAGCTCTGATGACAACATCCACATCTACTCATCCAGCAGGAACCAGTGCTCCTACAGTAACAGGAAGAATCAAGGAAG CAACCTGAAGCCTCCACCAGCCTTCTCAGGTGAAGGCAGTGGGAATCCATCGCTTCATAACAAGACTAGGGcaaagcaacaacagcagcagtccAGAAGTTTGAACCAGTCTGCGACGAGCCAGCATGGAGGCACACGGCGACAAGAGAACCTGCGCTGGGCCTCTGAGCTCTCCTTCGCTGAGGGCTCAGGCCAGTGGCAGGAACAGGTCAGCCAGCTGCAGAGACAGCTGGACTTCAGCACCAGCATGTGTCAGACACTCCTGCAGGACCAGCAG ACACTCTCTTACATGTTGCAAACCCTGCTGACAGGTCAGTACAGTGTGTTATCCAACAACCTGTCATCACCACAGGTCCACCTGGTCATGCACCAGCTCAACCAATGTTACACCCAGCTGGCTTGGCAGCAAAACAACGTACAAAG aataaagcaGGTCCTTAATGACCTCcttcagcagcatcagcaggcTTCCTCTTCAACAGCAGGTCGGCAGACACAGAAGCATGGCTCATCCCAGGAACCCAGCTCCGGTCCCTCTGCCTCCCCTGGTGTCTTCCTCCCCTTCTCCTCTACCTTTCATCCTTCAACCAACAACATGTCAACTGCTGCCTTATCCCCGTTCCCTCCCA GCTTTAACTTGTATCCACTCTTCCCTGGTCCCATGGGCGAGTTCCCCCCGGGTGCAGCAAGTCAGGCAACCGCTGACCACCGCAAGCAGCAGTTAGACCCCAACACCTCAAGTAAAACGGAGTACATGAGTTTCCCTCCTCCACTGCAGCGCTCTCCTctcaacaccaccaccacagagAGCAG ACCATCTGGCTGGCTTAACACCTCCTACGCAAACAACACCGTCCAGCATCGCCAATCTAAAACCCAAGAGTCCCAAgagtctccctcctcctcccccattTTTGCCAGTCGCCACCCCCGACCTCAAGAGTTTGACGGGGCATCACAGGAAAGCTTCAGCAGCATGCCTGATCCTGTTGACCCCACCACCATCACAAAGACTTTTAAGGCCGGGCGCAAGGCCTCTGCACAAGCCAACCTGGCCTCACGAAGCAAGACGCCCAATTCTAAGAGTCGTCGGAGGAGGAGCAAAGGGCACAACAAGAacagtgaag GCCATGAGAGTGACAGTGTTAGCAGCACTGCAGACTTTGTCCAGGAGAGGGCAGCCCTGTCTCGTCAGAAGGATCAGAATAAGAGTCTGTTGGACAAGCTGACTCAAGAGAAACTTGACAGCAAAACTAAGTTTGGGAACAAACGAAACGACCTCTCCTCTG CCTATGCTTGGAGAACACCCTTCCTCTCTAACAGAATTGCATGCACAGAAGCACCAG ATGCAAGCAGCGACTTCTCGCTGTTTGAGGCACTGAGGGAAACCATCTACTCTGAGGTGGCTACTTTGATATCCCAGAATGAGTCCCGTCCCCACTTTCTCATTGAGCTCTTCCATGAGCTGCAGCTGCTCAACACAGACTACTTACGGCAGAGGGCGCTGTATTCCCTACAG GATATCGTGACCAGACACCTGACAGAGAAGAGTGCAGCTGCGCACCAGATGCCCCCTCTTGGCCCTGTGGTGTGGGCTGCAGGCTCTCAGTCTGAGCTCACACCCAGTGAGAGTTTGGCAACCAGTGATGCA gaggtggtggagaaaAACTTGAGGCTCACACAGGACACGATGAAGAAGAGGGATGATGCAGAATCTGTGGGCAATGAGAGCACCATGTCAACCTCCTCCAACCTGGAACCATTTGCTAACGATGACCTGG GCAACACGGTGATTCATTTAGACAAAGCTCTGGCCAGGATTAGGGAGTATGAGCGCATGAAGCTTAAAGCTGAGTTTAACCCCTGCAACGCCAGCTCTACAGCTGCAGTTGACTCTGAAGTCTCAATTTCTGAACATCCTTCTGCTAACCTTGCTGACCAAGTGGAAG CAGGTGATGTGCGCTGTCCTCAGATTGACACCCAGCAGTTGGACCGTCAGATCAAAGCCATCATGACAGAAGTCATTCCTTTCCTTAAG gAGAACATGGATGAGGTGTGCTCCCTCCAGCTGTTGACAACTGTGCGGCGCATGGTCCTTACCCTCACCCAACAGAACGATGAAAGCAAAGAGTTTGTCCGCTTTTTCCACCGACAGCTGGGAGGCATACTGCAG GACTCTCTTAGTAAATTTGTGGGCCGTACTCTGAAGGACTGTGGAGAGGATCTTCTGGTGGAGATCTCAGAGATCCTCTTCAATGAACTCGCCTTCTTTAGGCTCATGCAGGATTtggacaacagcagcagcatcgccttggcagccaaacacaaaaataagaAGAGGGCTGAGCAACCCAGTAGAGCAAAGCACAGTCTCAAg GAAAATACAATATCTGGTGCAGATAAATCAATTTCTCCAGCCTACACAGATGAAGACAAG GACCAAGATGAGGCTGAGCAGGAAGGTGATTCTACCCTCCGGGAGCTTTACCTGCAAACAGAGACGAAAAACAGCAGGAGCAGTGAAGCTTCAGAggtggaagaggaagatgaggatgaaGGGGATGGACAGGGAATCCCCCTGTCAATCA GTCTTTCTAAAGCAGAGACTCAGGCCCTGACAAACTACGGCAGTGGAGAGGATgagaacgaggaggaggaaatggaggagttCGAAGCTGGACCGGTTGATGTCCAAACATCCTTGCAGGCTTCTGCTGATGGACAGGTGGAGCAGGAG GGGACAACACCCAGCGAAACCCAGGAAACTGAAGCTGAACAGAGGAGTTCAGATAATGATG TAGCAAACAACAAGTCAGTTGGGACCATGGCTTCCACAGCAGAGAGCCGTGACATGGTGGCAAGCCAGAGTCCTGAGGAGGAGAGTAACGTTGGGGCAGCTGCTGCCTCAGAAGGAAGCTCCCATGAAGTCTCCGCTGATCAGGATGTCCCCAAGGAGTCAGTCACCTCTAGCAGCCCTGACACAGACTCCCCTGTCATGATTAATGTAGAT GAGATGGGCTCAGGCAACACCAGTCAGAAATCGGATGAGGATGACTTTGTGAAGGTGGATGAGTTGCCAATGCAGCTTTCAGTCATGTGTGAG GAGGAACTACAGAAGAGAATagtggaggagcagcagaataACAACCTGTCTGTAGAGATCCTCAATGGGAACACTGAGTCGCTGACTGGGCTCGTGGGAAATGCACAGGCACTGAAGGAACCAG acactGCTGGTGCCCAGAGCGTGTAA